The sequence TATGATATTGGATGtccaaattttgtaaataatccTTCTGAAAAgtaattatcttttaattaattctttgtaATAGAAAGTGTGAGAAaagataatttctttttattaaataaaatatttaaatacagatGATTACATGAGACCCTTGACGAAATCTCAGTCGCCAGTAGATAGTTtctaaaaaagtaaaattacatGTAGTTATTCATTTGTCCGACCGCTTTTGGAGCAATGTTCTCTGTCACACCTTAAACTTGTTACAattcataaattaaatgaaaaagtatGTGGATAAAATTACTGCTAAATAAATCCCACCTTTGCAGAATCGCCCTTATATAGGTTAAATGAGTGTAGATAAATTAATTCTATGATGATAAATACTAAATGAATTGGGATCACTATTATTTCCATGTCATATTGAATCTCACTGCTGCCAGCTTTAGTAACAGAACGTAAAACAATAACAAATAGATATTTTCAGAAATGTGAAGTGTAcagatatacaaaataatacgCAGGATAAGATACTCTCGATACATGATAATTAAAAGCAGCACATCTAATTTTGATATCAGTTAATAATCAGCATTGCTTCCTATTTTGAATTAAAAACATGTTATCATAGAGACGATACTCTTCGTATCatcacttttttttatttttaatcataaaTAGGACAGTTTCTCTAGTTTCTAGAAGGTTGTTTAGATACATCTTTACTTGCCTACAGTTTACTTATGAATAAAAGATTCACATCAATAGAATTTTTTTATGTCAAAAAGAATTGCTGGTGATAAGATGGAATATCCTGCGAAAATTCTTAACGATCATTTCAACTGGTATGTATAATAAGTTGTCTACTATCGTCATAAAAATCATAGGCTCGAGCAAATATAACAGAGATAAATGTTAATGCCAGCGATACCATTTTGATTCTAATTAAGTATTCAAAGATAAGTATTCAAACGATGTTTCCCACACAATAGTCGCCGtcgaaaaggaaaaaggaaatctttaattctttaaatGCGAGCAACCTCAGatacttaaaataaataatttactttacgAAAAGTTAAGctacattttgtaatattacgaatAAATGCATCAAAGGTCTAAAAACGAATGAATTTGTAACTCGTTGGATGCTGTGTTTAACAACAGAATGCGTTGTGTAGAAATTTTACCGCAAAgtcaagaaaaatgaaatttataaatacggTACGTCTGCTTTGTTGCCTTAAATATGCAGATGCAAAGCAAAAGctataaaaacataaaacaaacaaatggtataaaagaaacaaaatgtcATTATCTAGACTGCAATGTTATTTTATGGGTTCATGCTATGACGTTTTGAAGTGCATTATACAAAagctaattaattaaaaagaaattacatatgaaaaaattaaaatgtgGATGTAAGGTGTATGAAGAtcacagaaaaacgaaaaaagtgactttaaaatacaataatcaATTCCATGTTAAATACATTGTACTTCTATTAGATTGTGGGATTTCCTTTCCAATTATCTTAGCTACCAAGGGGCATAAAGGTCATGAAATtagcaaaaataatttcatcatgTTCTTTCTGCGCAAACTTTATATATTTCCATGTTGCTATtccatatttctatatttcatcaataataattatagtataGATAGTATAGATAGTAAATAAGATCAATGATTAGTCACTTATTGCGAAAAATTTAATCccggatgaaaataaaaatcgcgCGATGttgatattgtaaatattactgATCTATAAATGTTATACTGATAATCAATTACAATAAGACACTAATCTCTGCAAGTGCTGAGACACAGGTGCACGTATAATGAAATCTTATCATTCTCTCAGGTATCTCGAtatcttcatttatttatttgaatacgTTCCAGTATATATAAAGCAGTTTAGCCGATAGAAAATTCATGAAGTACTACAGTCTTCCCACAAAGCTACGGTGAGTTCACAGATgcttctaaaataaaattttatattataattatttttgctCAAAAACTATTAAATACCTGTTGTCTAAATGAGTTTCTCAAtacgtttgttttatatttattggcatctgagcaattttattttcaaacactGCGAAtggataaattaaattttgtcatTGGGAAAATTTCTCCAAAACTCATCGAGATTgtttaaaagaaacaaattttaacgCGGTCAATTAATCCGACCTCATTAAATGCGTTAACGTTTCGTCTCGATTTATACCATCGAAGATGCTTCCATTTTCATTGTGTCTCATTTACTATTGAATTAACTATGTATCGTCCGTTTTGCAGATGAAGGTCTCAGGGGTATTGTTCACGGCGATATTTGCGTTCGCAACTGTGAACTCTCATTATCTCCCAGATTTCGGCAAGGGACCGCTCCATGAAGATATACAATACTTCCTGGACTTGATCCCGATGGACAAGGTTGCTTCTGTCGTCCTAGAATATGCCGCGGAAGATTCCGAATTCCAAGAGCTACTTCAATACTTCGGCTCATCACAATTCAAGACAATGGTCTCGGAGATCGAAACTCTTTACGAGTTCCATAAGTTCGCAGACTATCTAGAAAAAAACGGTGTCTACATTTACGCCGAGctgaataaattaaacaaaataattgGCATTCCACCATTCCAGCAGTTTAGCAAAAAACAAATCACTGGTGGAGTGAAAGGTTTGTTCGAAGACGTGAAGCAACTCATCTCTTATGACGTGATCATTCGTGGTTACGTGTACAAGATGAGAACATCCGACGCTTGGCGCGATTTCGTAGCCCAACTGAAGTCACAGGATAACCAAAAATTTGTGGACGCTCTCTACGAAAACAGAAATTACCTCAGCTTCCGTGCAATGCTGGTAAACAAAGGAATTGACATAATATTAATCGAAGACATCATCTATACCGTTCTTGGTATTGAATTCCCAATCTTCGAAATGCCTAAATCGAAAACCTTTGCCTCTGATGAACTGTCCAGGGATATTCATGACTTCCTGAATCTGGTCGACGAGAACAAAATAATGAACATCGTTATGTCCTACCTGGAAGACGACGAAGTTCAGAGGGCAATCGAATACATGTACAGCGAAGCATTCCACGATTTGGTCCGCAAGGTCGAAGCTATGCCAGAATATCAGAATTTGGTGAAGTACATGGAAGACTCTGGCTTGGACATGACAAAGGTGATCAGCAAAATTCATAAATTGTTCGGTATGGAGGATTACGTCCCACCCAAAAAATTCTCATCGATGAATACATTGTCAAACCTTGGTGGATTGAAAGCTCTGTTCAACGCTGTAGAGGCTGCCCTCCCTTTGGACAAATTCACGGCCATGTACAATGAAAAGATGCACACCTCCCCTGCTTTCCAGAATTTCATGCAAAGACTGCACTCCAATGAATTCCAGACAATCGTCAACACGGTTTACCAATCACCAATCTTCCTGGAAATGAGACAGAAGGTCATCAACGACGGAGTGGATCTTGTCCCTATCAGGGATTTCATCGAAAAAGTGCTTGGCATTCACCTTCCCAGAGTCAACTCCCGTGCCATGTTACGAGCGGAAATCTTCGCCTCTGACGAACTATCCAGAGACATTCATGACTTCCTGAATCTGGTCGACGAGAACAAAATAATGAACATCGTTATGTCCTACCTGGAAGACGACGAAGTTCAAAGGGCAATCGAATACATGTACAGCGAAGCATTCCACGATTTGGTCCGCAAGGTTGAAGCTATGCCAGAATATCAGAATTTGGTGAAGTACATGGAAGATTCTGGCTTGGACATGACAAAGGTGATCAGCAAAATTCATAAATTGTTCGGTATGGAGGATTACGTCCCACCCAAAAAATTCTCATCGATGAATACATTGTCAAACCTTGGTGGGTTGAAAGCTCTGTTCAACGCTGTAGAGGCTGCCCTCCCTTTGGACAAATTCACGGCCATGTACAATGAAAAGATGCACACCTCCCCTGCTTTCCAGAACTTTATGCAAAGACTGCACTCCGACGAATTCCAGAGAATCGTCAGCACAGTTTATCAATCACCAATATTCCTGGAAATGAGACAGAAGGTCATTAACGATGGAGTGGACCTTGTCCCTATCAGGGATTTCATCGAAAAGGTGCTTGGTATTCGTCTCCCCAGAGTCGACTTCTTGGTATTTCAACTTCTAAAAGGAATCTATCACTGAATAATGCTTGATCTTCTGAagctcgattttttttttttgtggctAATTTAGAATTTAACAAATCGTAGtcatttaatttctattaaatctCGAAAACTTACTGTGTGATATGTTCATTTTCCTGTTCTGAAGCAAAAATTCATCAACTTATagagaaaatatacatatactatatgtaTTTTAGTTCGAACATATTTCAAAGATTTCGCTTAATCTTGGCAAAAACAAAAATAGGTTAGGATTTATGTCTGGTAGAGTACTACTCTTATTGgttgcattattttattttctctgcTTGTTTATTTCTTATTCCTCATACTGTTAGGCCACTTCAATTTTACTAAATTGTGTCTGTTTCTCTGCGTGCAAATCATAATTATCCTATCGCGTTCAGCCACATCTACCATCTTTTCCTTTTGGAACTTtcttttctccctcttcctccCAATCGTTGTTCGTCTTCCATTCCTCAAGCTTCGTGGATTCAAGTGTCATTTCCCTTCTTTCTCACTTGTCCCTCTTATGACTTCCTGCTTCATTCTAACGCGCCAATGGAAAGTTCCGAGGCTTATTAAATTGTAACAATTTTAATTAGAGAAGCAGCGTGCACCAGCTTGTTCCTTCCCTTGTTCGTCCTTCTGTTAGTTCTCACCAGAGAAGGACAGAGTGAAAGGGTAACTAAACCCCGCGGCAACGGAGAAGACGCGTCGGTTAAGACACCCCATACTTTCCTTTTAAAAGTTAGCGCCACGTGCTCGAACAAGGTCCTCTTTTATTTATCGAATAGCTACCGTTGCTAGTTGAGGCCATTCGCTGCACCCGGTGCCCTTTTGCTTTTCTGTTTGATCAGCAAAACACGGCGTTAACGAATAACTATTTTCGACGAAAGTTGAAATTGATCATTATTCGACAAATCGATCTTCAACTTACCAAGACAGGCAGTTAATGATGGAACGCGATTTTTTGGGATTAATGCAGAGTCTCAGAAAAAATAGTGATATGAGCGAGAGAATTTTTAGAGTGAAATTAATGTTCTAATGTAGAAATTTCTATGGTGCTtgatattaaaacattttaGTGACCTTTGGGAAAGAAGCACTTGTATGTATAATTGTATCTATCTATTGAATCTCTCTATATGAATAAAGAGGCGAGGATTTCAATGAtacaaaaatggaaatttaaggAAATATACTACCTTAGTAAAATAAGTTATTTAACGAACTAGAAAGTggtgtttcatttttattaaaatgtgtATAAGAAAATTTATGACACGCATAAGCCATTTTTGATGTGATTAATGCTTGGGGATCCATCTTTAAAAAACTAATTCTTACTTAATATTACGATGATGAAGTATACTACTCAAGCTCTttagaatagaaaataaattcttttttcacGTTTTAGCATTTTTTTCAACTAAATAATATTGCACAATGCTACGTAGATTCGCCACTTTCAATTAATTCGATATTGATTCGGTACTTAAAAAAATAATCGGCAATTTCTATATCTCATGTAATCTTGTCTGAATTATCGAAGAATATTACTACCGATTTACTAGATTGTCTACTTACCTGTTTCGATAATTTACACTCTGCTATACCTACACATTAGTTAAGTGTTTAATATGTTATCATTAAGCATATGATACGTACGGTTTCTTACGTTTGTCGGTAATTatccattaatttataaaagaGATACATGCAAAGTAGGTAAGattaatgaaaatgtatatttcgaaataatatatacatatataagtgtatattgttttaaataattaataattcacatctaataattaatttaacggTGATGAAGAACCTGAAACTAAATATATTCTGTCATTATTAACTTCGGTTCGAATTTATGTTCAACGTTAATTTGGTATTCAATCTATGTTTTCGTACAGTTGGCTGGTACTGTACAATAGCGATATTTACATTGATTGTCACGTCCGATTTGCAAAGTTTTATAACCGTAATGAGTTTGTGATTCATAAGCGTCGACATAGAGGACGCCACATAAATGTTCATAACAGCAGTATGATAATTAGGTGATGatttcttataattttcaaaaaaattacTGCACTAATTGCGGCGCTTTAAAGTAAGTATATCATAGATCTCATTCAgcaattaacattttatttgccTTAAACTTTACATAAGGCTATAAtcgatattatataattaattatgatatccattaattttgcaaatttttaaaggATTAACTTCGTTCAAGCTAGAGCTTATAAACGATACGATGCCTTCAGTGTTTCAATTAActtgattatatttttaaaaaataattatccttTTACTTTTCGTGATGAAAATTTTTTGTGATATGACATTAACacgtaataataacaaaaatgtattttacatTACATTCCGTATATCCCATGTatgatacaatataaaatacagataaataataatagatactAGATAATATATAGACGATAGatgacgtaaaataaaaatatttcatattttacaatCCATATTACATCCAAACGTTCTTTTGATTCTAACtgcaaaaaagtgaaaaatatttaatcgaacAATTTTTCCATTCATAAGTAGCATTAAAAATC comes from Bombus terrestris chromosome 7, iyBomTerr1.2, whole genome shotgun sequence and encodes:
- the LOC100651249 gene encoding uncharacterized protein LOC100651249, with protein sequence MIYLVESVHSGNMMKFAAVLAVLAFASPLNAYVVPRTGNGALAAELQDFVNIIPLDDIVALLHEYMNQDSEMQAWLNYLQTNEFRNFVSSLESIPEFRDLLNYQQNAGLDAYYLANKINDFLHLAKLVPPNRARRAVTGGIRGYLDQVEAMLPMEQLRALFRQKVANSKVFADFIHFLGSPTSQRLVDTMCANPTFNNYLAKLQSYGVNLKKGKDFMENQLGLHVSFLKMLSGPVRDSGVGRGSDEKSIQSTLAEEMKVSGVLFTAIFAFATVNSHYLPDFGKGPLHEDIQYFLDLIPMDKVASVVLEYAAEDSEFQELLQYFGSSQFKTMVSEIETLYEFHKFADYLEKNGVYIYAELNKLNKIIGIPPFQQFSKKQITGGVKGLFEDVKQLISYDVIIRGYVYKMRTSDAWRDFVAQLKSQDNQKFVDALYENRNYLSFRAMLVNKGIDIILIEDIIYTVLGIEFPIFEMPKSKTFASDELSRDIHDFLNLVDENKIMNIVMSYLEDDEVQRAIEYMYSEAFHDLVRKVEAMPEYQNLVKYMEDSGLDMTKVISKIHKLFGMEDYVPPKKFSSMNTLSNLGGLKALFNAVEAALPLDKFTAMYNEKMHTSPAFQNFMQRLHSNEFQTIVNTVYQSPIFLEMRQKVINDGVDLVPIRDFIEKVLGIHLPRVNSRAMLRAEIFASDELSRDIHDFLNLVDENKIMNIVMSYLEDDEVQRAIEYMYSEAFHDLVRKVEAMPEYQNLVKYMEDSGLDMTKVISKIHKLFGMEDYVPPKKFSSMNTLSNLGGLKALFNAVEAALPLDKFTAMYNEKMHTSPAFQNFMQRLHSDEFQRIVSTVYQSPIFLEMRQKVINDGVDLVPIRDFIEKVLGIRLPRVDFLVFQLLKGIYH